CCTTCAAGCATTCAAACGGTCACAAAGAGGTCTTCGGAAATGTCAGACTCAGAACTGTATCAAAATTTAGTGAAATCGTTCTCCCGTTTTGTTCCTCAAGATTTTCTAGAATTATTGAATATCTCTGATTTTAGCAATATTGAACTGGGCAATCAGACAGAAAAAAAACTCACCATCATGTTTTCAGATATTCGTGGTTTTACCACCCTTTCTGAAGAACTGGGGCCCAAGGAAACATTTGATTTTCTCAACCGTTATCTTGACGGTATGGTCACAGTCATTCGCTCAAATGACGGATTTGTTGATAAATATATCGGAGATGCCATTCTCGCGCTTTTCCCAGGAGACACCAACGACGCCTTACGGGCCTCTTTGGCAATGCTAGAAGAACTCAAAAAAATCAATCAGAAAAAACTGACCAAGAAACAGAAAACCATTGAAATTGGGATCGGTCTGAATACGGGCATCGTTATCTTAGGTACCTTGGGCAACCAACAACGCATGGAAACCACTGTTATCGGTGATGCTGTAAATTTGGCATCTCGTCTCGAAACGCTTTGTAAAACATATAAAGTCCCCCTATTGATCAGTGAACACACACTCCACGATTTAGATGCATCATTTCGCTCCGGTATTCGCTTTATTGATCGCACAAGGGTGAAAGGAAAATTTCGCCCCGAATCTGTCTACGAAGTTTTTTTACATCAAGCTCCCGAAATCATACAAGCAAAACAAAACAGTCTTGAATCTCTAGAAAAAGGAGTAGCATACTACCATTTAAAGGCAATCAAAGAAGCAATCCCTTTCTTCAAGATTTGTCTGTCTATTTATCCAGATGATGAAATTGCACTTTATTACCTGAATCGCTGTCAATCCTGGTTAGAATCTGGTCATTTTGAGGGCACCGGAGAATTAGAATTCAACTTTCAGTGGAAAAAAGAATACAATCTGGGAATTCCCATGATTGACCAACAACATCAACAGTTACTGAATCAAATCTCAAAACTTTTATATACGGTTCATCACGAAGGCAAAACGAATTGGGAAGAAATCCTTCATTTTTTAGAGGAGTATGTACATTTGCATTTCCAAACGGAAGAGGCATTAATGGAAAAATACAACTAT
The bacterium (Candidatus Blackallbacteria) CG13_big_fil_rev_8_21_14_2_50_49_14 DNA segment above includes these coding regions:
- a CDS encoding guanylate cyclase — its product is MSDSELYQNLVKSFSRFVPQDFLELLNISDFSNIELGNQTEKKLTIMFSDIRGFTTLSEELGPKETFDFLNRYLDGMVTVIRSNDGFVDKYIGDAILALFPGDTNDALRASLAMLEELKKINQKKLTKKQKTIEIGIGLNTGIVILGTLGNQQRMETTVIGDAVNLASRLETLCKTYKVPLLISEHTLHDLDASFRSGIRFIDRTRVKGKFRPESVYEVFLHQAPEIIQAKQNSLESLEKGVAYYHLKAIKEAIPFFKICLSIYPDDEIALYYLNRCQSWLESGHFEGTGELEFNFQWKKEYNLGIPMIDQQHQQLLNQISKLLYTVHHEGKTNWEEILHFLEEYVHLHFQTEEALMEKYNYPFLNEHRYEHHCFTENYLNLRRELYSERHDRLYLLFKIDLFLVDWLINHTTKNDRHWAQFILQKGYAPTHIPDQA